One region of Erythrolamprus reginae isolate rEryReg1 chromosome 12, rEryReg1.hap1, whole genome shotgun sequence genomic DNA includes:
- the LOC139175037 gene encoding ral guanine nucleotide dissociation stimulator-like yields MSSILGAWIDLYPEDFQSPPDYTCLEQMISYTGRFFPGSDLETQARILYSKFWEKKGTQTVNDDWPIPRCLQGVEDEICLTDDKFEFQSFSTYMIAEQLTRMDADLFMKVVPYHCLGSIWSQRDKKGKEHLAPTIRATIAQFNTVTNCVIVTCLKDKTLKPQQRAKVLERWIQIARLCRNLKNFSSLHAIVSALQSYAIHRLKKTWDEVSRESRRVFRELSEIFSDDNNYSLSRELLIKEGTSKFATMEIHSKTDLKRLQRQEEKGVMQGAIPYLGTFLTDLVMLDTFMKDKLEGNLINFEKRRKEFEVIAQIKLLQSACNNYNFTEDNNFKTWFQELEQLSEAESYSLLCGIEPLSETANNTVKAFKTTGSVKPISDRPSPNGDACASSSSHFKFLGHLKPSNWVNSVGSSLACTSNSVLEEMKPIDESELPDWVQEKKVQDPGSLGGWQGGPISRGDGESPSSSSVDTSGLGSRSSNESSQPATLPIIQQTIIRVKLATDNGNMFKSILVSNQEKAPAVIRKALDKHNLDEDQPENYELSQIISKEREFVIPNSANVFYAMNPKGTYSFILKKRVPGRVTALKQDSSFTLRRMKKRGWKITKGIF; encoded by the exons ATGTCATCCATCCTGGGAGCCTGGATTGATCTGTACCCCGAAGACTTTCAAAGCCCACCGGATTACACCTGCCTTGAGCAGATGATCAGCTACACCGGTCGCTTCTTCCCTGGCTCGGATTTGGAGACTCAGGCGCGAATCCTCTATTCCAAGTTCTGGGAGAAAAAGGGCACCCAGACCGTAAATGATG attGGCCAATTCCCAGATGCCTACAGGGAGTGGAGGACGAGATTTGCTTGACCGACGACAAGTTCGAATTCCAGTCTTTTTCTACATATATGATTGCTGAGCAGTTGACCCGGATGGATGCT GATCTCTTTATGAAAGTGGTGCCTTATCACTGCCTGGGCTCCATCTGGTCCCAGCGGGACAAGAAAGGGAAGGAGCATTTGGCCCCCACCATCCGGGCCACCATCGCCCAGTTCAACACCGTCACCAATTGCGTCATCGTCACCTGCCTGAAGGACAAGACGCTGAAGCCCCAGCAGAGAGCCAAAGTGTTGGAGCGCTGGATTCAAATCGCCCGG TTATGCCGAAACCTGAAGAACTTCTCTTCCCTCCATGCCAtcgtttctgccctccagagctATGCCATTCATAGGCTGAAGAAAACCTGGGATGAAGTATCGCG GGAAAGCCGCCGCGTCTTCCGCGAATTATCTGAAATCTTTTCGGACGATAACAATTATTCATTGAGCAGGGAGCTGCTTATTAAG GAAGGGACCTCCAAATTTGCCACCATGGAGATCCACTCCAAAACTGATCTGAAGCGCCTGCAGCGTCAAGAAGAAAAG GGTGTAATGCAAGGCGCCATTCCTTACCTGGGCACCTTCTTGACTGACCTGGTGATGCTGGACACCTTCATGAAGGATAAATTGGAG ggaAATCTAATCAActttgagaaaagaagaaag GAGTTTGAAGTCATTGCCCAGATCAAGTTGCTCCAGTCGGCTTGTAATAATTACAACTTCACTGAGGACAATAATTTCAAGACTTGGTTTCAGGAATTGGAACAGCTAAGTGAAGCCGAAAG CTACAGCCTTTTGTGCGGTATCGAACCCTTGTCGGAAACGGCCAACAACACTGTGAAAGCCTTTAAGACCACGGGCAGCGTTAAGCCGATCAGCGA CCGGCCATCCCCCAATGGCGACGCCTGTGCCAGCAGCAGCTCTCACTTCAAGTTCTTAGGCCACCTGAAGCCCAGCAATTGGGTCAATTCTGTCGGCAGCTCCTTAGCCTGTACCAGCAACTCTGTCCTGGAAGAGATGAAGCCCATCGATGAGTCCGAGTTGCCTGATTGGGTCCAGGAGAAAAAGGTACAGGACCCTGGCTCCCTGGGGGGATGGCAAGGGGGTCCCATTTCAAGGGGG GATGGGGAATCTCCCTCATCCTCCTCCGTGGATACATCGGGTCTCGGCTCAAGGTCAAGCAATGAATCCTCCCAGCCGGCAACATTACCCATTATACAACAAACAATCATCCGAGTCAAATTGGCGACGGATAATGGAAACATGTTTAAAAGTATTTTG GTGAGCAACCAGGAAAAAGCCCCAGCGGTGATACGGAAAGCTTTGGACAAACACAACCTGGACGAAGATCAGCCAGAGAATTATGAACTTTCCCAGATCATATCAAAGGAGAGAG aGTTCGTCATCCCCAACAGTGCCAACGTTTTCTACGCCATGAACCCAAAGGGCACTTACAGCTTCATTCTCAAGAAGCGCGTCCCCGGCCGGGTGACCGCCTTGAAGCAAGACTCCAGCTTCACGCTTCGCAGGATGAAGAAGAGGGGCTGGAAGATCACCAAAGGCATCTTCTAA